In Spinacia oleracea cultivar Varoflay chromosome 5, BTI_SOV_V1, whole genome shotgun sequence, a single window of DNA contains:
- the LOC130462094 gene encoding uncharacterized protein, with protein sequence MQAWKGQISGGSGSSQNSRSALICECGNEAVVRTVKHGPNVGMKFHGCPLWPNTTCKFFRWIPGNNQIEELECKILEKDSMIMKMEQEQQLMAEKNKKLQVKKENLEEENQELKIELCHTRIELMKTSRNEKNFSMALLCSWVFFCILIMYLK encoded by the exons ATGCAAGCTTGGAAGGGGCAAATCTCAGGTGGGTCTGGATCTTCACAAAATTCACGAAGTGCATTGATTTGTGAATGTGGTAATGAAGCGGTTGTGCGGACGGTGAAACACGGTCCGAATGTTGGAATGAAATTCCATGGATGCCCTTTATGGCCA AATACAACATGTAAATTTTTCAGATGGATACCTGGTAACAATCAAATAGAAGAGCTTGAGTGTAAGATTTTGGAGAAGGATTCTATGATAATGAAGATGGAGCAGGAGCAACAATTAATGGCAGAGAAAAACAAGAAATTGCAGGTGAAAAAAGAGAATCTGGAGGAAGAGAATCAAGAGCTAAAAATCGAGCTTTGCCACACGCGTATTGAGCTTATGAAGACCTCTAGAAATGAGAAGAATTTCTCGATGGCTTTGTTATGTTCCTGGGTGTTTTTTTGCATCCTGATTATGTATTTGAAGTAG